The DNA segment AGTTGGGTTGTCTTGAAATTATAATTTCTTGAATCGAATGGCTGTTCCTCCTGCTCCACCCAAATGCAATTTCAACACATCCGAAGCTTTAACCGTTTTCTTGGAAATGGCAACTGCTGATGGATTGTGGGTTTCGTCTGTTCCTTCGGCATCGGCATAAATTTGGGCTTCATAAGTGGCGTTGGCATCCAAAAATGATAATGAAATTTCCAAATCTCTAGCTTTCTCGTTCGTAATGCTTCCCAAATACCAATCGGCACTGTTTTCATCTTTACGAACCGTGGTAATGTATTCCCCAATTTCAGCGTTCAATACTTTGGTATCTTGCCAATCCGTTGGAACGTCTTTCAAGAATTGGAAAGAAGGATTTCCTGCGTAATTTTCAGGAAGATCGGCTAACATTTGTATTGGTGAATAAAAAACTACGTATAAAGCCAATTGTTGTGCCGTGGTTCCGTGAATTCTTTTTCCTGGATAACCTTGTTTGATTTCAACATCCAAGACTCCCGGAGTATAATCCATTGGCCCTGACAACAATCTGGTGAAAGGCAAAATAGTCACGTGATTGGGCGGATTTCCTTCACTCCAAGCATTGTATTCTTGTCCTCTGGCAGCTTCCCGAGCCAACATATTGGGATACGTTCTGCGTTCTCCCGTGTCTTTTATTGGTTCGTGATAGAAAACGGCCAAATCATATTCGGCAGCTTTTTTCAGGACGTATCGGAAATAATTCACTCCAAATTGTCCGTGATGCCATTCTTTCATGTTCAATTTAGAACCCACGTGTCCTATTTTCACGGTGTGAATACCCAAACGTTTATACATTGCAAATCCTTCGTCTATTTCTTTAAGATAATTAATCAAGTTCGAACCCGTTTCATGGTACCCGATAAGCTCCACTCCTTTTTGTTTTCCATATTCCACAACTTTGTCGATGTCAAAATTATCGGCACATTTTGTAAAACTGAACATGTGCATGTGGTTCTCGTACCAAGCTGGAGTCCAACCTTTGTTCCAGCCTTCAATAAGCATGTGATGAAATCCTTCTTTGGCAGTAAAATCGAGGTATTCAAAAGCATTTTTGGTAGTGGCTCCTTGTTTGTCACTTTCCCAAAAAGTATATTTTCCGATGTGCATTCCCCACCAAATTCCCAAATATTTATAAGGTTTGAAATAATCAATTTTGCCCAATTTGTTGGGTTCGTTTAGATTTAAAATCAAATACGAATCGACTAAATCTCCTGATTTTTCACCTATTTGAATGGTTCTCCAAGAGGAAGTAAAACTGTCTTTCACGCGTACTTTCACTCCATCTGCCCAAGGCACCAAGTCAGTTTTCAATTGTGTCCCGGTATTGTTTACCAATGTCGTGCTGGCATAATCGATTAGGTTGGCTTCGTGAAAACTCAATTTTAAACCGCTCTTGCTTTCGATAGTCAATGGCGTATGTACCGTGTCAATGGCATTAATGGTCGAATTTTGATACAAATATTCATAACGATTTTCTCGGTAAGCAGGAATCCACCACGCTTTTCCTTCTTCTTTCAGGTTGAAAGTCGTTTTTTCGTCCATAATGAAAATACTGTCTTTCGTACCTTGTCTTGGATACACATATCGAAAGGCAATTCCGTCATCGAAAGCGCGAAACTGGATTTCGAGTTGACGTTTCTCCTTGTTTTTTTGTTGCAGTTTCACCACCATTTGGTTGTAGTGGTTTCGGATTTTCTTCTTTTCGCCCCAAACCTGTTCCCAAGTTTCGTCGAAAGTGGAGTTTTCTACTTTAACTATTTCAAAATTGGAGCTGAAATCGTCATTGTTTTTCAACAAAAACCCCATATCCGATGGTGTAATTACCACTGTTTTTCCGTGAGAAACGGTGTATTTTGGTGAGCTATTTACCAATTCGAATTGAATTTTGTTTTTACCTTCGGGTGAAGCCAATTCGTAGGATTTTGATTTTTTGCCTTGGGCATTGACCATACTCAGGGAAAGTAATAAAGCGGGAAGTATCAGTTTTTTTATCATTGTACTATTTATTTTTTTTATAAAAAATCGGGGCATAGACTAACTCATTACCCCGATTTCACAACTAACCAAAACAATTATTTTATCCATTCAATTTTGAATGTGGTCTTGTTGCTTATTGGATTCTCATTTGCTTCGAAACCAGTTCCTTTTTTGGAAAGAGAGATGGTTTTTACTCCATCGCCTTCTGGAAGGAAAACTTTTGCTGTTGCCGTATTTGTTCCTTCAGCGGCATATACTTTGAGGGTCAATTTGCTCCAATCCATGTCTTTGGTGGATTGTGCCAATTTGATGTGTGGAATTGCCGAACCGTTTCGAACCAATACGATAATCGGCACTTCGCCGGCCTCAATTTTATGCCAACCGCCTTGATATACTTTTTTGGTTTGGTAATCAATCCAAGTACCTTCCGGAAGATAAACATCCCTGCCGGTAACCTCTTCAAATAAAGGCGCTACCAACATACTGGAACCAAAAAGATATTCATTGTCCACCAACCAAGAACCCGGATCATTAGAATATTCTATGAACAAGGCGCGCATCATCGGTAATCCTTTTTGGGAACTTTCTTTGGCTTGGGCGTAGATGTAAGGCATTAATTCGTAACGCATATTATCGGCATTTCTGAAAGTTTCCAAAAGGTCTTTGCTGTACAACCAAGGTTCGCGTGGAGGCTCGCCATGGCTTCTTACGTGGGATGTGAACATCCCGAAAGGAGCCCAACGACGATACAAGTTTTCGGGAGATTTGGTCACAAATCCACCCACGTCATGACTCCAGAAACTGAAACCACACAATCCCAAGGAAAGTCCCCCTCTTAATTCGGCCGACATGGCGCCGTTTGTTGTTTCGGCATCGCCACCCCAATGCAAAGGATAACGTTGGCTTCCTGCCCAGGTGCTTCTTGCCCAGATTAAGGTGTATCCTTTTTCTTTTTGGGTGATTTCGGCAACGGCTTTGTTGTAACGCAATGGGTATAAATTATGCTCATAGAAACCAGTTCGTCCATTGGAATAAATGCCGTCCGCTGGTGCGGCTTCTCCAAAATCCACTTTGAAAACGCTCACTCCTTGATCGAATAAACTTTTCAATTTGGCTTGGTACCAAGTCACGGTGGCCGGGTTCGTAAAATCCAAAACGGCATCTTCGTAAGGAAGGTTTCCTTTACGGTCTTTCACGGTCAAGTTTTTGTCCACAATTTCGTTGAACAAAGTGTTTTTTGGCGAAAAATAAGGTAGTTGCCATAAACAAACGTGGAAACCATCGTCTTTCAAATCCGACATCATTTTAACTGGATCTTCGAAACGTTTTTTTGCAAATTCGTAATTGTTGCGCCAATCCACGTCAAACCAGCCCGTGTCATAATGAATCACGTCGGTCGGGATTTTGTAAGCCCGTAGATTCTTGGCAACTTCACGACCTTCTTTTTCAGAAAAATAAGTAATTCGGCTCATCCAAAATCCGAAGGACCAAAGTGGCGGCATGGCGGCTTTTCCTGTAAGGTTCGTGTATTCGTCCAAAATATCTTTGGGTTCACCAATGAAGAAAAACAAATCGGCTTCGTCGTCGCCAATATACATTTCGTTGGCACTGCCATAATATTTTCCAAAATCAACAGTAATCGGTGTCGAATGGTGCATAAAAACCCCGTAACCACGGCTGCTCATGTAAAACGGAACCGGTTTATACATCGTTTCATTCTGTATTCCGTTAGCATCATCCGTCCACAAAACTACTTTTTGACCGCGTTTGTTGAACTGCGTAAAGGATTCGCCGCAACCAAATATTTTCTCGTCGGGTTCCAAGCTGAAAGCCGCTCCCATACTTCGGGAATAATCGCTGTTTCTGCGCACATACGAAAATGGAAGTGTTGGCGTGTAGGTATTTGCAAAATCAGAATTATGAAGTGTTCCAGTCAGCAATTTTCCTTTTTCATCATATATTTTTACGTGCCAAGGTTTGGTCTGGATCTCTACCGAACCGTGTTTGCTGGTAAATTTATGTCCGCCTTCGATTTTGGCATATTTCCATAATTCGGGATGGTTGGGCGCTACTCCATCCACCAACATCAAGGATTCTTTTTCAGGATGAAATTGTGGTCCCGAAGTCATTTTGATTCTCAAGGTTCTGTCCGAAACGAACTGTATTTGGAAAGGCAATACCGGCGAAGCTTCATATTCCGTGGTGGGAAATTCGTTAGCCACAACTGGGCTGGGTTTCATTTCAATATTGTTGAAAGCCTGGCGGGTTTGGTAGGTATGTCTCAAATATTTTACCGTTCCTTTTCCGGATTGTGGATCGAAACCCGCCAATTCGTCGGCAAAATAAAAAGTGTTCAGGTAATTCTCGAAATCTTTGCTAATGTCGATGGGTGCATTGAGAACATCGGCATTTTGTATTTGGGCTGTGGCTTTTGGCGTGATTAAAAGACCAAAAAAAACAGCTGAAAATAGTATTCCTATTTGTGATTTTTTCATTGTGGTGCAATTTGTGTTATAGAGTTCATTAAATATTTTAAATTTTATTAATATGAAAATCAAAACCACATTAACCAATATGCCATGTCATTAAAAAACATTAGGTCAAATAGATTTAAAATCTTGCTTTACAGCATTAAATAGAATAAAAAAACTTCAATTTTTGTAACATTAACAATAATACGAACAGGATTCGGTCATTATTAATAATTGTAACGGAAGTTCTAATAGGCTGTTCCCTTATTTTAAAAAAGCTGGTAAAAAAAATTTAACAACAATTATTTTAGCCATAAAATATTAATTTGAAAATTAATCTTAATATTATTGAACTTATAGTACTATTTTAACAAAATACTATAGTATATCAACCTAAACAATTAGTTTAAATCCATTTAATAATCAACAAGAAACTCTTGCCTTTTGGAGATATTGATTGTTACAAATTCTACTAAAAATAGTAATGCTCGAAAAAAATAAAGATTTGCAATTTTTGGAAAAAGAGTCAAAATAATTGTAATGCTATTCTAACCAATGAACCGTTTACCAAAATAATGTCCCGGGTGTTTTTGAAAATATTGATTTGTTTATACATTTTAATGAAATCAATTTGGAATTTATAACTGCCGATAAGCGCAATCGGCATATCGGCAGCATAAATTATTTTAAACTTTTTTGAATGATGTCACTCAAAAAAGGATGCTTTTTTATATATAAATTTAAAATAAAGCATTGGGATTAGATACTGTTTAAGCAAACTTTTCCCAATACTTTTCTGTGTTTTTTTTAAGACTTTGGTATTAAATGATAAATAAGCACTTGACCATCAGCCCTAACAGCTGCATAGCTCAAGGTAGTGGCGGTAAGTTCGTATAATCTCACATTCGAAAAGGTGAAAGAAGTACTGTAATCTCCGTTCATGTGCAACATTTCCAAATTACCGTTGAAAATAATTCGATCATCAGTAAATTTAGGCGTTTGGCTATAACTGTAAGTCCCTGTTTTGGTAGTTTGCGCCGTGCTTCCAGTAGTTGTGGAAGTTTGTTTTATGGTCACATTGTAACCGCCATTCAAATCGAAAGTGATTTCTCCCCATTCTTTATTTTCAAAACCAGCCCATGAAATGTCTGAAAAATTGGGATACCAGTTCCAATCACCCGAACCCGGTACTGCGCCATAAATAGCGTCCATTGCCGAGCTATGCACATTGGTTCCCACGAACTCGATTGGCGCAACCATGTTGAGTTTCCAAGTTTTTCCTGCCACGCCATTGGTAAGCATGGCCCATCTAGGATCGCTAAACAAACTGTTGTCGTTTTGCAAAACCTTGACAACCACGCTGGATGATACTGAACCTCCTCTTGCAAATGCCGTGAAATTAACGGTATATGTTCCTGCAAAAGGCATTGAAATAGTGGTTTCATTCAGGTTGGAATGTCCTAACTCATTGCCTTTCGAATCAGAATAGCTCCAATACGGGATAACCTCCGGAGTCATATTTTTTAGCACCAATTTATTACCTGTTACAACTGCCGAATATTTAAGATCTGAAGACGTAAGCGTCATCGAAGGAAGGCTATAACGGTCTTCAACTGGTTCGCATGAAAACAAGGAACCAAGTGCAAGTATAATTATTAATTTTAAAAATATATTTTTCATAATCATTAGTTTTTTAGTTAATTACCAACCCGGGTTTTGTGACATCGC comes from the Flavobacterium limnophilum genome and includes:
- a CDS encoding alpha-xylosidase is translated as MKKSQIGILFSAVFFGLLITPKATAQIQNADVLNAPIDISKDFENYLNTFYFADELAGFDPQSGKGTVKYLRHTYQTRQAFNNIEMKPSPVVANEFPTTEYEASPVLPFQIQFVSDRTLRIKMTSGPQFHPEKESLMLVDGVAPNHPELWKYAKIEGGHKFTSKHGSVEIQTKPWHVKIYDEKGKLLTGTLHNSDFANTYTPTLPFSYVRRNSDYSRSMGAAFSLEPDEKIFGCGESFTQFNKRGQKVVLWTDDANGIQNETMYKPVPFYMSSRGYGVFMHHSTPITVDFGKYYGSANEMYIGDDEADLFFFIGEPKDILDEYTNLTGKAAMPPLWSFGFWMSRITYFSEKEGREVAKNLRAYKIPTDVIHYDTGWFDVDWRNNYEFAKKRFEDPVKMMSDLKDDGFHVCLWQLPYFSPKNTLFNEIVDKNLTVKDRKGNLPYEDAVLDFTNPATVTWYQAKLKSLFDQGVSVFKVDFGEAAPADGIYSNGRTGFYEHNLYPLRYNKAVAEITQKEKGYTLIWARSTWAGSQRYPLHWGGDAETTNGAMSAELRGGLSLGLCGFSFWSHDVGGFVTKSPENLYRRWAPFGMFTSHVRSHGEPPREPWLYSKDLLETFRNADNMRYELMPYIYAQAKESSQKGLPMMRALFIEYSNDPGSWLVDNEYLFGSSMLVAPLFEEVTGRDVYLPEGTWIDYQTKKVYQGGWHKIEAGEVPIIVLVRNGSAIPHIKLAQSTKDMDWSKLTLKVYAAEGTNTATAKVFLPEGDGVKTISLSKKGTGFEANENPISNKTTFKIEWIK
- a CDS encoding glycoside hydrolase family 97 protein, which produces MIKKLILPALLLSLSMVNAQGKKSKSYELASPEGKNKIQFELVNSSPKYTVSHGKTVVITPSDMGFLLKNNDDFSSNFEIVKVENSTFDETWEQVWGEKKKIRNHYNQMVVKLQQKNKEKRQLEIQFRAFDDGIAFRYVYPRQGTKDSIFIMDEKTTFNLKEEGKAWWIPAYRENRYEYLYQNSTINAIDTVHTPLTIESKSGLKLSFHEANLIDYASTTLVNNTGTQLKTDLVPWADGVKVRVKDSFTSSWRTIQIGEKSGDLVDSYLILNLNEPNKLGKIDYFKPYKYLGIWWGMHIGKYTFWESDKQGATTKNAFEYLDFTAKEGFHHMLIEGWNKGWTPAWYENHMHMFSFTKCADNFDIDKVVEYGKQKGVELIGYHETGSNLINYLKEIDEGFAMYKRLGIHTVKIGHVGSKLNMKEWHHGQFGVNYFRYVLKKAAEYDLAVFYHEPIKDTGERRTYPNMLAREAARGQEYNAWSEGNPPNHVTILPFTRLLSGPMDYTPGVLDVEIKQGYPGKRIHGTTAQQLALYVVFYSPIQMLADLPENYAGNPSFQFLKDVPTDWQDTKVLNAEIGEYITTVRKDENSADWYLGSITNEKARDLEISLSFLDANATYEAQIYADAEGTDETHNPSAVAISKKTVKASDVLKLHLGGAGGTAIRFKKL